Within the Medicago truncatula cultivar Jemalong A17 chromosome 4, MtrunA17r5.0-ANR, whole genome shotgun sequence genome, the region CAGAACCAAAAATAAAGTCGACATCACCTTGAATATAACATAACATGTCTTTAAAGTAGTGTCGTCCCTTTGCTGCAAACAAAGTATCTTGATAACTCATAAAACTACTGTTAAAGATTGCAGATTTGTCTCCGTAGAAAGCAGCTGACAATGCCTGTTCGATATCATCTGAACCTCCTTCCAAATTATATGAGTTCTGCAATCATACAATAATTAATGTGTTATATTAACTAAATACAAATATGGGAGagatatcaaaaaaaaaattgtattgatttttcttgattttaccTTGAAAGTAATGTCACTCACAATCACATTAGTTGCGAATGAACTGAATGTAGATCCCCAATCTGATGTTGTTTCACGTTGACTAGAAATAATTGTTGTAGCGTTGCTACCGGATCCTTCTAAAATGATACATGGACTCGAAATGGGAATAGTAATCGTTTCCCTACACAATTTTTACGCGTGAATATTAATCTTTTAACGCGTAAAGAGAGAaaatgtaattcaaacatcttttaCCGAAAGAAAGGAAGTGTGATTTATTCTaaactttaatattttatataataaattaaacgTGTAACAACATTTTAACTTACCAATAGATGCCCGGATTTATGTGAATCTTAAACCATTGATTGTTATTTTGCTCTATAGAATATATGGCAGGCAGATATGATTGTTGTATAATTACCCTTTCCCGGTTGTTGGTCAACAATGACTGTATTTTGAACATTACTTCCACCACAATCTTGGGCTCTACTAAGACAAAAACAACCAGTAATAAACATGATTAGAGGGAAAAACATTTGTGAAAGAAGCATCCCCATGGTGTCAATCTTAAGTGAATAATTGTGATACGCACATATCTTATTGCTTGATTATTAAATACACTTTGAAAGTTATATGTTTTCCTGGAAAATTTTAGATTAAGGAAAACACATTTACGATGACAGCACTAATctaacaaatttaaatatttgttatttgataaATATTCAATATTCTTAATTAATGGACATGTATGCTAGAAAATGTACAATAAATGTACTACTTTTTGTTGTTTACCGGTACCATTTTATCGTTGGCATTTTAACATGGAAACAGAGTTACTAATATCATGTGATAGTCTTAAAAGTTACACTTTGtagggtgttacacttaaaacaaggtatgataaaaattagattaagtatATTCTTGTtaatatgatgaattgatgatactatagagactgaacttttgatgtcattaGTACAAACGGTGGGGTGTTACTCACAACACTTTTGATgctatagtgttaacttcaccagaaaAGTCATTCCTTTGTTCTATTGTGAACTTGCTAAACAATCcaaattgcaaaataaaattaatattattaagatattcttaactatttaaacattatctttaaaaaaaaactatttaaacattaatgaaaatggaaaaaaatgaatacatataaactaaggcaaattctatggtacatccagtGAATTTGgatgtatcggtacaccaagtcgtaaaattaataataaatgagttgttttttgaagaaaaataattattttctatcattgacaactaagataattaaattttatttaccaaaagcttcgacgaaataaaatttaatttttaagaatttttattactcataacaatgaatattgattatattttataacaaaatgtaaattttttaatttgatctttataaacaatgaaatgatggtttttcttatgaaatgatgttttctaaaatataaatattaacaaatacctttttatctcattaaagtgatcgttaatttataaattttgtgaaacaagagtaccggtacactcaaaattatgAATGTACGATAGAAGTTCCCATAAACTAATTGTAGTATGTATCGGTTCAAATAAAGGAAAtcaatttaacctttttttttttaacggaaatGAATTGAAGTCTATTACACATCAGATGCTCTttctacaaaaataataataataataatacacatCAGATTCTCTGATTAATCCCGAGATTCTTGAATATTTGAGAAAATATCACCAaaagatatttttcttttaaactttTTTGTGTGACTTTAAATGGTTATTTAGTTAGACAGATGCCGAGTAATGGAAGAAAACATATGTACTATGGTTAGTCTTGATTAGGGATGGCAATACGGGCCAACTCGCTCCGTTTAGGTCCAACCAGTTATTAGTTCGTCAAAAATTGGGTCGGGCAGAACAGGCCAACTTAAGGTAATAGGTGCAATCACACCCTCCGCCAACAGGCAGAACGACCCGtctaacaattatttttttcaaaatctttttttctttttttgactaATGTTATACTGctataaaaagtcaattttattttctcataatCATTTTATTCTCATTTTAATCCCATATAAAGAGAAAACTATTGTCTAATAAAGAATTGTCGaatgttctcgtgagcttagctcagttggtagagacaatgcataatatatgtaaggtccggggttcaaacactgaccaccacaaaaaaaaaaaaaattgtcaaataatttttaggggaaaaaacataaaaaaattgagacatttattatttactagtacaataataataaaataaaacttttgtaTGAGCCAGCGGACTAGCTGGCACCACCCCGCCACAACACGCTTTTTCAACGGGTTAAACGGGGAGAGCCAACTATAGGGGATGGGTTCAAATCCTCAGCCCAGCCCGTCTATAATGGCGGGTTAAATGGGCCGGCTAAACGGATGAGACTCGTTTTGCCACCCCTAGTCTTGATCATAATAAAACCTACTTTATATGTTCCACAATTAGGGGTGGGAATGGGCGGGTCAGGCaagttttttcttaaataggCTGAGCttagtttaaaaaaacaagGCATGAGTATGTTACCTAACAAAgactttattttaagtttagtctcACCTTTTCAAacgtttggtttggtttggcgACTCGAGCTAGGATCCCATTTTTGGATATAGGTTTCAACGGATGAGACTCGTTTTGCCACCCCTAGTCTTGATCATAATAAAACCTACTTTATATGTTCCAAAATTATGGGTGGGAATGGGCGGGTCAGGCAAGTTTTTGCTTAAATATGTTGGgcttagtttaaaaaaataaggcaTGGTTATGTTACCTAACAAAGACTTTATTTTAAGTTTGGTCTCACCTTTTCAAacgtttggtttggtttggcgACTGAAGCTAGGATCCCATTTTGGGATATAGTGTTTCATCAGTTCCTTTTCTGTGTAAAACTGAAACCGAAAACATGATTGGAAAAAAGAAATCGAAAGCTCATGAGATTTCAAGA harbors:
- the LOC11437296 gene encoding probable pectinesterase 66: MFKIQSLLTNNRERVIIQQSYLPAIYSIEQNNNQWFKIHINPGIYWETITIPISSPCIILEGSGSNATTIISSQRETTSDWGSTFSSFATNVIVSDITFKNSYNLEGGSDDIEQALSAAFYGDKSAIFNSSFMSYQDTLFAAKGRHYFKDMLCYIQGDVDFIFGSGQSYFENCMINATQKDSEPSGFVTAQRRENDSDTSDSAQRRERVSWMKKKNLNNSEVNEYSLSSFINKNGWLTNILYILVNFLL